A stretch of the Clostridium fungisolvens genome encodes the following:
- a CDS encoding YigZ family protein, whose product MAYLTIKGYGEDSFDEKKSEFIGYIKRTESEEEAKAFVTEIKNKHKDATHNCYAYIVGQNMNIQRYSDDGEPQGTAGIPILEVIKKNEITDCTVVVTRYFGGILLGAGGLTRAYTKGAAVAIKAAGIVDKVLGVRINVTLEYDLLGKIQYICGQNQWHIENIDYTDVVDLYILAEKQESEIIKQSLTEQTNGKVIIFEDEEGLYFRQDNRLFKEI is encoded by the coding sequence ATGGCGTACCTAACAATTAAAGGATATGGAGAAGATAGCTTTGACGAAAAAAAATCAGAGTTTATTGGATATATTAAGAGAACAGAATCAGAAGAAGAAGCAAAAGCCTTTGTAACTGAAATTAAGAATAAACATAAGGATGCTACCCATAATTGCTATGCCTATATAGTTGGGCAGAATATGAATATACAGAGGTACAGTGATGATGGAGAACCTCAAGGAACAGCTGGAATTCCAATTCTTGAGGTTATAAAGAAAAATGAAATTACAGATTGCACTGTAGTAGTAACTCGATATTTTGGGGGAATACTTTTAGGTGCAGGAGGACTTACAAGAGCTTATACAAAAGGAGCAGCTGTTGCAATCAAGGCTGCTGGAATAGTAGATAAGGTACTAGGTGTAAGAATCAATGTCACATTAGAATACGATTTGTTAGGGAAGATTCAATATATATGTGGTCAAAATCAATGGCATATAGAGAACATAGATTATACAGATGTAGTGGATCTATATATTTTGGCTGAAAAGCAAGAAAGTGAGATAATCAAACAAAGTCTTACGGAACAAACTAACGGAAAAGTAATCATTTTCGAGGATGAAGAAGGATTATATTTTAGGCAAGATAATAGACTTTTTAAAGAAATATAA